The region GTTGTCTGAAGGACGCATTTgtgaatttctttttgttttttatatgccAAAGTGTTACTTAAAACGAATCACAAAAAACTTGCGATCAATGGCAAGTCAATGTCATGTCTAATAATCAATAATTAATAAAACTTTGCAATTAAATAATGGCAGGTCTTTTATGGCCCACTTCTAGCAACAGAAGATGACTGATGAGtaattattcaataaaatttgaaatttatggacAGTAATTGAAAATTTGCAAGTGATATTCGCAATTGATTGCAACAGTAAGGTGTAGCACCTCCTAAGTCATACAGGCTAACATTCCCCCTTTTAAACAGTCTATTATCGGCAATAGATTGCCGCCCATAAGAGCTTGTTTCCCTCCTGATCAAGGTAACGTGGATGAGAGCCAACCGCAATGACTTGGCTCATACAATAATTCATAAGATTATCTCAATTAGCCTTTCCAACTAGCAGGTGTCCCTATTAGAGAGATTAACGCACCTTGCTTGCACTAtaacacacactctctctccctcctccaCGTTACTGCATTCAAACCTACACACTCCAAAAAATAAGGGGATTAACACCTGTAGAGTTTTGAATTGTTGATTCCCTATCTAATTCAGCAATTAAAACTGAGGTCTCATTCATTCAACACTAGCAGAAAGTACACCACTCTACATCTATGATCTTtattctgaacatttatttttatttttttactattcccCCTGTAATAACCCTAATTAACAGTCGACCAGTTGGATATTTTAATCTTAACTGTATTTGAGCATTCTAGGGGGTTTCCATTGCTTTTCATCATCTCCTGGGGCCAGTTGCATAaaattttgccataaaaaaactCTGGAAATTTTATTGAGTGatttaacatgtaattttcaatggcataattttgtttgccagatattttttttatggcaaaagttttatgcaacggggcccctGGAACTAGGTTGTCTATGCAAATCTAGTATAATTAAGTGGTTCTTCCCTACCTGGACTTTCTTGTTGTAGTATCCCTCATGATGACACATTCTTTCACCTCTCCAAACTGAGCAAAATACTTTCTTAGACcatctgaaaataaaatatgtaagaatatttttttggttATTATTAGGGCTTACCACCAGTCTCTCTCAAAATGATTTTAAGACCAATTTAACAAAGTTGACCGAAataattgaaatcaataaaccAAGATTCTTCTCATATCACCAGtctgagaaaagaaaaatgatacccccccctcccccaggaaaaaaacaaataatcattagaCAGAAGGATTACTAGGAGTGGTTTGAGTTCAGGGTTTAAAACTAAAAAGTTTAGGGATCCCTGACAGGGTATATAAAGTAAAGTAAACAACTCACTAAAACATAAATTTAACACCAATTGAGCCCAAGGCAACTTGAGTTAGGGTCTACAATACATTGTACATTTTACTCAAATCAAACATGATCAATGATTTAAATACATCAACATTGAACCACATTGCCCAACAATCTGGGTTTAGTTTAGAGTTTAACAGAGAAAATGCAAGCATAAGTACCTGCAGTTGTAGgaaacaatttcatgaaatgaagtctttaaaatcaaggttaattgtcagtTGGTCACCATTTCATGGTAGATCTAGATATAGTTTAACTTTAATTACGTAAACCTATATCTGTAAAATCaagaaatctaagctgaaaattTACCACtgactgaagatcaccaacacagattaGCAAGTGTGTGTGCtgtgtattgtaaatattgattaaaagagACCCACATCTGGCtgtgtacatgtaatgttttgtaaatttcttAGCAATTACAAATTTTCTACCACAATATTTTGGCCCAAATCTTTTTTTCATACACATAAACACTTCGGTGGTCATTCTTTACAGAATAGTATATTTTTGTGTTCAAATGAAGATTCATGTACATGAAGGCAATACCCTGGTTAAAAGTCTGGATAACCAGCTGTACActtaaatcaaaatcatttaaaTCTTAACTTGATATCGGCAATCAATTTGATATTAACACCTTTTTCTTTATGCAAGCTAAGTACAGGGTCAAGTAATACTTAGGAAAGTGAAATAGTTAGGTAGTGAAATGGGGAGCTATACATAACATTCTTCCACAGCACAAATCAGGCCTGACACACATACATATAGTTTTATTTACTTATCTTTTTCCAAACAAAGATAAATGTTAAAATCATAACATATCTGCAGAGCAGCAGAGAATGGGTGTATTTTCGGCAGAgttcatcacatacatgtactgcaaAGCGTGTGCATGTAGGTAGTATAGTAATGAGTTTATTCATCCTTTTAATGCCATTGTAACATTTTAATTCGataacaaaacatgaaaaattgaaaatggtgaactATATTCAACTTCTTCttccattttgataaaataattgCACCCCTAAGTTCATGTATGCCTTTGTcctttctgtaaaaaaaatgcactatATAGCAATATTTTAATACTTCCTCTATAAGGGTTAAATATAGTACTCGTCTTTGCCACATGATCAAATTCCAATTCACAGTAGAAATTTGTAAGTTAGCATTTTCCGTAGTGCCCCTAAATAACTTGCCAGATGGCCTGTCATCTTAGCAGGACTATACACACATCCTTTCTTGGTTCCGAATCTCATTTTATCCACCCAACATACGAAAGAATCATATTTCATTGACTAGCTTGGGATAAAGGTCAGTGCTTGTTCAATACAGTGCTCTGACTTCTTTGCTTGGGTCTGAATGCAAGTGTACTTTCAAAAGAATGATCGATTAAATACCTTagtataatttttatttcatacattcatttttCACAAGTTCATATTATTCACATATTTCAAAAAGCATCTTCAGGGAGTAGGCCTATTACTAGTTACTTTTTACTTACTTAATAGTCTGATCTGACTTTAAACAAGTGACaatatacataggcctacaactgcattaataaacaaaacaatatctTTAGTTTTAATGcaagctatacatgtatttgatcatTGTCTTAATCCAAAAGACCCTATGTAGTATCAATTATATTCCacaatcattatttcatcttcaaATATCACACTTTACTTAAGGTAATAAtgcataattatgtaaatatacTAGATTATGTATATGTGGAACAAGGTTTCTGTCAAGCCAAGGTAAAGCAGTTTATACTTTTGCTGCAAAACATTTTTTGGTGGTTTTTTTGGTTAACATTCCAAAGACATTTATCatcttttctgttttgacatGCATGAAAATGACTACGTCCAGTATAGGCCTATAACTCTTGACATTCATCTAGGCATATATATTTATCCAGGGAATAATTTGTTAGAAATTTCACGAAAATgaattgcaagaaatatttctagtaattttgaaaataaaatggaaggaAAAATCAACCAAACAGTGAATCTATATTTCATGTAAACGTGGCTACTACAATTCAATGTTATTATTGAATTGCGTATGCTGaggtatgaatgaaaaatagacTATATACTACGAGGGTAGTACATAGTATTTCCTTATCCATGATAACACCCTTACCTGTGCTTGTATCCCAGCTAAGTCCTCCGACAAACATTTTCCTGTGAAAGAGATAAGAGAATAGTCATCTGTAATATCCAATTCATAAGATATATATCCATCATCGTATGCatgaataattaattcataatCCAAAACAAGTGTAGGCGATCGCAGGGGAAATTCTCGCTTGATGCAACGTGTATGGGCATTCCATTGTCAACGTAAACCAGCTGTTGTGTAGCGCTTTCGACACGAGAGAGATCGGGCGATAGCTGGGAGACAAAACCAGCTCAATTCCTCCACGTTTGAGCCACTTTATTTCcgaatttcaacattttcacaACAATCCATACTTACCCTGGATCATGATTCCCATCTGCATCGTGTGTACTCGCGTTTTGCTGGCTTGATGgatccattttttttcctatagGCTACTAAAACCTTCAACTAAAAAGGCCCAATACTACTGTGAATTGGCGAACGGTCCTCCTCAATAAATGGGTATGGGAACTACTGCGCGTGTACAGTCGAGTCGCTGGCGATGGTTATTCTCAGGCTCTCTCGCTTGCTAGCCTACGACCGCTCCGTATACCGTGTCCTGATGATGGTAGGCTCGCTGTTCGCGTTCAACATACCCGGCAAAACACAAAGAAGGCTGAACGTCAGTGACCGGCGATTGATGGGGAGCCCTGTTCGCTGATTGGACGGCTGTTCCGGTCAAGTCCCGGTCACTTTGCGATATAATCAATGAGTAGTGACGTCAACGA is a window of Lytechinus variegatus isolate NC3 chromosome 2, Lvar_3.0, whole genome shotgun sequence DNA encoding:
- the LOC121408412 gene encoding RNA-binding protein Musashi homolog 2-like, with amino-acid sequence MDPSSQQNASTHDADGNHDPGKMFVGGLSWDTSTDGLRKYFAQFGEVKECVIMRDTTTRKSRGFGFVTFSDPANVEKVIQRGAHEVDKKKVDPKVAFPKRSHPKVRIYKFLP